A section of the Pseudorasbora parva isolate DD20220531a chromosome 2, ASM2467924v1, whole genome shotgun sequence genome encodes:
- the LOC137089957 gene encoding uncharacterized protein: MDSVGVNVIETAALGRPFQLGMLYDCRKDSLIPGIRPWTKEQLQQNISSCAQINTDFHVTASDSIQDKSKLLNINSGLKLSLLGDLIHVSGAAKYLKDTKTSFIQQRLTLHYHSTSRVEELIVNQLPSEKLPGDDNDIATHVVTAVLYGADACFVFDREVSSDEDKKTVKGEVKLALEKLQGIVSVDANVDLSMNDNQKTAVKKFTCIFYGDFQLPSNPTSFEDALTVFADLPKLLKENQKLAVPLRVWLYPLDKLHSRPSKLQKDISMDLITKVESVIESLNTAEMKCSDLLKDSPALMFAVFHDKILEMKKNCYTYKLRLMKNLGSLLPNIRGDVMEETALNDLLQEHDASPFRGSDLTDWLKERERESEIIKSVLKQLKAYGARVEVNIDAIMMDLEVGNLVSYTFTSLNCSDVLLLHQSSNLSLSTKGETDQKHPGFKQKPWLSTKIKKTMRGNLEIFKNLIDSKDRKPAKFIVSTKEMENHPGSCILLYEHGCDEAVCFTPPSQPTCPIIEEFKGQTVVLKVPPSCPATVELRLLYKPKQDTVWTSEPVLKDQHTVTLTDLRAETEYEIKCVAMGKLDYTRDSDVIHLRVIEKKLTMATNSVIENLSFTENKCSELLKDTRTNAFTAFRKKIEDMKRFCQIYRQDFNKRSQSLIRSVQACEEETCALTNLLQAHDESPFNTQDLKEWITGKEKERNTVGEFLQQLLGFGAEVNMSLDTVLLDIKVENVVCYMFSSLEQPDELLSEQEKYMKAQTTWKNPGTTPRTFTWLSGYIREKMRENLIIFKELMKSHDNQSTKCIVSSQDHQKHPGSCILLYEHGCDEAVCFTPPSKPACPFTEEVKGQTVVLKVPPSYSATVELRLLYKPKQDTVWTSEPVLKDQHTVTLTDLRAETEYEIKCEALGKFDYTRDSDVIRVTTEQSTRNQAVMGVTHEVENVRILLLGKMGAGKSASGNTILRREAFKSTIKSISVTRECQKETTEFNRRQITVIDTPGLFDAGVDNVKIKKEFVKCVSMTAPGPHVFLLVIPLGRFTQEENDAVKIIHETFGDKSRMYTIVLFTRGDELKGRRIEDFIEDNDSLQYLVHECGSRYHVFSNNETRDQTQVSELLEKIDCMLKENEGSFYTNEMFQQVEKNIQDKQEIIMKEKEKEIKRKEEELKAKYEAEIEQMKKEKERELQEMERKKSKEKFKNTEEEIKKETDENLREELQRTLEDELKLSEEENKRQEKALENHQQNFIKYLEEKLEKDKHNLQKRIQHESRERAEREYLKHLVREVDKDLEEAGKTYEEENAAALQVYEAKRIAYRSNPACDLKSYTNEILQRVEKNISSIQRFEEQRKAIYEAKIEKCKKEYERQRQKMQNELRKREDKLRKEEEEIKKETDENLRKELQRELEEKQKEFEDEKRSRTTIIEENYLLNHLAIHIHDIGDCLDRDDQLQALLSQTEYSSIRSNETLKIEVNPH; the protein is encoded by the exons ATGGATTCAGTGGGAGTGAATGTGATTGAAACCGCAGCTCTTGGGAGACCCTTCCAGCTCGGCATGCTGTACGACTGCAGAAAGGATTCATTAATACCAG gAATCAGACCTTGGACTAAAGAGCAGCTGCAGCAGAATATTTCCTCTTGTGCCCAAATCAATACAGATTTCCATGTCACAGCTTCAGACTCCATTCAGGACAAATCTAAATTACTGAATATCAACAGTGGACTGAAACTGAGTCTTTTAGGTGATCTCATCCATGTTAGTGGAGCAGCAAAATATCTCAAAGACACAAAGACGTCTTTCATTCAGCAGAGATTGACACTGCATTATCATTCAACCAGCAGGGTTGAAGAACTGATCGTGAATCAGCTGCCTTCTGAAAAGCTTCCTGGTGATGATAATGATATAGCCACACACGTTGTGACGGCAGTGCTGTACGGAGCAGATGCCTGCTTTGTGTTTGACAGAGAAGTTTCATCTGATGAGgacaaaaaaactgtaaaaggaGAAGTAAAACTGGCCCTTGAGAAACTGCAAGGCATTGTTTCAGTAGATGCAAATGTTGATCTAAGCATGAATGACAATCAGAAAACTGCAGTCAAAAAATTTACGTGCATATTTTATGGTGACTTCCAGCTACCATCTAACCCGACCTCTTTTGAAGATGCACTGACGGTTTTTGCTGATCTTCCAAAACTGCTGAAAGAAAATCAAAAGCTGGCGGTTCCTCTGAGAGTTTGGCTTTATCCTCTGGACAAACTTCATTCAAGACCTTCAAAACTTCAGAAAGACATCAGCATGGATCTAATCACAAAGGTAGAATCAGTGATTGAGAGTTTAAATACAGCTGAGATGAAATGCAGTGATCTTCTGAAAGACTCTCCTGCTCTTATGTTTGCTGTATTTCACGATAAAATATTGGAAATGAAGAAAAACTGCTACACATACAAGTTGAGACTCATGAAGAATCTCGGCTCTTTGCTGCCAAACATCCGTGGAGATGTGATGGAGGAAACCGCACTGAATGATCTTCTACAGGAACATGATGCATCTCCATTCAGAGGAAGTGACCTCACAGATTGgctgaaagagagagaaagagagtctGAGATCATTAAATCAGTCCTCAAACAGCTGAAGGCTTATGGTGCACGGGTGGAAGTCAACATCGATGCCATCATGATGGATCTGGAGGTTGGGAATCTGGTCAGCTACACTTTCACTTCATTGAACTGCTCAGATGTGCTGCTGCTTCATCAATCTTCCAATCTGAGTCTTTCAACAAAAGGAGAAACTGATCAAAAACATCCTGGTTTCAAGCAGAAGCCTTGGCTCAGTACTAAGATTAAAAAGACAATGAGGGGAAACTTGGAGATATTTAAGAACTTGATTGATTCAAAAGATCGTAAGCCAGCCAAGTTTATTGTGTCCACAAAGGAAATGGAGAATCATCCTGGTTCCTGCATTCTCCTGTATGAACATGGATGTGATGAAGCGGTTTGCTTCACTCCTCCATCACAGCCAACCTGTCCAATCATTGAAGAGTTCAAAGGTCAGACCGTGGTTCTGAAGGTTCCTCCATCATGTCCTGCTACAGTGGAGCTCAGATTACTGTATAAACCAAAGCAGGACACAGTCTGGACATCTGAACCTGTGCTGAAGGATCAACACACAGTTACTCTGACTGATCTGAGAGCAGAGACGGAGTATGAGATCAAATGTGTGGCGATGGGGAAACTCGACTACACCAGAGACAGTGATGTGATCCATCTGAGGGTCATTGAGAAGAAGCTCACCATGGCAACAAACTCAGTCATTGAAAATCTGAGCTTTACTGAAAACAAGTGCAGTGAACTTCTGAAAGACACAAGGACAAACGCATTTACAGCATTTCGCAAGAAGATTGAAGATATGAAGAGATTCTGCCAAATCTACAGGCAAGATTTCAACAAGAGAAGCCAATCACTCATTCGGTCAGTTCAAGCTTGTGAAGAAGAGACTTGTGCTTTGACCAATCTTCTACAAGCTCACGACGAGTCTCCATTTAACACACAGGATCTTAAGGAGTGGATCACagggaaagaaaaagaaaggaaCACAGTTGGGGAGTTTCTTCAACAATTACTGGGCTTTGGAGCTGAAGTGAACATGAGTTTAGACACAGTGCTTTTGGATATTAAGGTGGAGAATGTGGTTTGCTACATGTTTAGTTCCCTTGAACAGCCAGACGAGCTGCTTTCTGAACAAGAGAAGTACATGAAAGCTCAAACAACATGGAAGAATCCAGGAACGACTCCACGAACATTCACATGGCTCTCTGGATACATCAGGGAGAAAATGAGAGAGAATTTAATCATATTTAAGGAACTTATGAAGTCACACGACAATCAGTCCACTAAATGTATTGTTTCTTCACAAGACCACCAAAAACATCCTGGTTCCTGCATTCTCCTGTATGAACATGGATGTGATGAAGCGGTTTGCTTTACTCCCCCATCCAAACCAGCCTGTCCATTCACTgaagaggtcaaaggtcagacCGTGGTTCTGAAGGTTCCTCCATCATATTCTGCTACAGTGGAGCTCAGATTACTGTATAAACCGAAGCAGGACACAGTCTGGACATCTGAACCTGTGCTGAAGGATCAACACACGGTTACTCTGACTGATCTGAGAGCAGAGACGGAGTATGAGATCAAATGTGAAGCGCTGGGAAAATTCGACTACACCAGAGACAGTGATGTGATCAGAGTCACCACAGAG CAAAGTACAAGGAATCAAGCAGTTATGG GTGTAACACATGAGGTTGAGAATGTGAGGATTCTGCTGCTGGGAAAGATGGGTGCTGGGAAAAGTGCATCAGGAAACACCATATTGAGAAGAGAAGCATTTAAATCCACAATTAAATCAATTTCAGTAACCAGAGAGTGTCAGAAAGAAACGACTGAGTTCAACAGAAGACAGATCACTGTGATTGACACTCCAGGCCTGTTTGATGCTGGGGTTGATAATGTTAAGATCAAGAAGGAGTTTGTGAAGTGCGTCTCAATGACGGCACCTGGACCACATGTGTTTCTTCTGGTGATTCCACTGGGACGATTCACTCAAGAGGAGAACGATGCAGTGAAGATCATCCACGAGACTTTTGGAGACAAATCCAGAATGTACACCATAGTGCTGTTCACCAGAGGAGATGAACTTAAGGGAAGAAGAATTGAAGATTTCATTGAAGATAATGACAGCTTACAGTACCTCGTTCATGAGTGTGGATCGAGATACCATGTGTTCAGTAATAATGAGACTAGAGATCAGACGCAGGTTTCTGAGCTGCTGGAAAAGATTGACTGTATGTTAAAAGAAAACGAAGGGAGTTTCTACACCAATGAGATGTTCCAGCAGGTGGAGAAGAACATCCAAGACAAACAGGAGATAATcatgaaagagaaagaaaaagagatcAAGAGAAAAGAAGAAGAGCTGAAAGCCAAATATGAAGCAGAAATAGAACAaatgaagaaagaaaaagagcGAGAATTACAGGAGATGGAACGGAAAAAAAGCAAAGAGAAGTTCAAAAACACAGAAGAGGAGATCAAGAAAGAAACAGATGAGAATCTAAGAGAAGAACTGCAGAGAACACTAGAGGATGAGCTAAAACTATCTGAGGAGGAAAATAAAAGACAAGAAAAGGCTTTAGAAAATCATCAACAGAACTTCATAAAATACCTGGAAGAAAAGCTTGAGAAAGACAAACACAATCTCCAGAAGAGAATTCAACATGAATCAAGAGAACGAGCGGAGCGTGAATATCTTAAACACCTTGTGAGAGAAGTGGATAAAGATTTAGAAGAAGCTGGAAAAACATACGAGGAAGAAAACGCTGCAGCTTTACAAGTTTATGAAGCAAAACGTATAGCATATAGATCAAATCCAGCTTGTGACTTGAAATCCTACACCAACGAGATTCTCCAGCGGGTGGAGAAGAACATCAGCAGCATTCAAAGATTCGAAGAGCAGCGTAAAGCCATATATGAAGCAAAAATTGAAAAATGTAAGAAAGAATACGAGAGACAAAGACAAAAGATGCAGAATGAACTGAGAAAAAGAGAAGATAAGCTTAGAAAGGAAGAGGAGGAGATCAAGAAAGAAACAGATGAAAATCTACGAAAAGAGCTGCAGAGAGAACTGGAGGAGAAGCAAAAAGAATTTGAAGATGAGAAGAGAAGCAGAACGACAATCATTGAAGAAAATTATCTTTTGAATCATTTGGCTATACATATTCACGACATTGGAGACTGTCTCGACAGGGATGACCAATTACAGGCTCTGCTCTCACAGACAGAATATAGTTCTATTCGGTCGA ATGAGactttaaagattgaggttaatccacactga